One part of the Nostoc sp. PCC 7120 = FACHB-418 genome encodes these proteins:
- a CDS encoding HAD family hydrolase, which yields MLTAILFDLDGTIVNTDPIHYQAWRQMLWKCNIEIDETFYKSRISGRLNPEIVKDILPELSSAAGREFADEKEALFRELASHLQPLNGFAELIAWTEVHQLKRALVTNAPRLNAEFMLEVLGITDSFHQIVLADDCVAGKPDPAPYQVALSKLGIPAEKAIALEDSPSGIRAAVGAGIRTIGIASTHDPDILLEVGSFMAIPDFTDLHLWTLLNSLIEPDLIRST from the coding sequence ATGCTAACTGCGATTCTCTTTGATTTAGACGGTACTATCGTCAATACTGATCCTATACATTACCAAGCTTGGCGACAAATGTTGTGGAAATGCAACATAGAAATTGATGAAACATTTTATAAATCTCGAATTAGTGGTCGTTTAAACCCAGAAATTGTTAAGGACATTCTGCCAGAATTATCATCAGCCGCAGGTAGAGAATTTGCCGATGAAAAAGAAGCCTTGTTTCGGGAACTAGCCTCCCATCTTCAACCATTAAACGGATTTGCTGAACTCATAGCTTGGACAGAAGTACATCAGTTAAAACGTGCTTTAGTAACAAATGCTCCGAGATTAAACGCAGAGTTTATGTTGGAGGTATTGGGAATAACAGATAGTTTCCATCAAATTGTCTTGGCTGATGATTGCGTAGCGGGTAAACCAGATCCAGCACCTTATCAAGTTGCTTTGAGTAAGTTGGGGATTCCAGCAGAGAAGGCGATCGCTTTGGAAGATTCCCCCTCTGGGATTCGCGCAGCAGTTGGCGCAGGTATTCGTACTATTGGGATTGCCTCCACTCACGACCCTGATATTTTGCTGGAGGTTGGCTCATTTATGGCGATTCCTGATTTTACAGATTTACATTTGTGGACGTTACTAAACTCATTAATTGAGCCAGATTTAATTCGTAGTACGTGA